A single genomic interval of Anser cygnoides isolate HZ-2024a breed goose chromosome 7, Taihu_goose_T2T_genome, whole genome shotgun sequence harbors:
- the FRMPD2 gene encoding FERM and PDZ domain-containing protein 2 isoform X4, whose amino-acid sequence MLMKGLESTHGFPLQGQLDGQDYQDIISNTSDRSQKYAGCEGCRRQSQQSESDSWSNEDDDMPRRISILPRSRAFVSEDELIHLINFKPSLTGVCPRTGIRGLIQGLQSRIENQEVLKEFMALEHVKPTDDCRTGKAQENRDKNRYQDILPYDKTRVPLGENNGYINASYIRMKVGEEEHFYIITQGPLPSTMADFWQMVWESESDVIAMMMKETELGKVKCHRYWPEPPHDSIDLANFHLRLDSYQILEYFIVRIIEMINKQTEEKRIIRHLQFTTWPDHSTPKLAEQLVKFICYMRKAHRTGPIVAHCSTGIGRSGVLLCVEILLSYIEKDLCFNIKHVVRDLREQRFGMIQTKDQYLFCYEFVLEVLQKLQAMDSC is encoded by the exons atgttaatgaag gGTCTAGAAAGCACACACGGTTTCCCTCTGCAAGGTCAATTGGATGGACAAGACTATCAGGATATCATCAGTAACACTTCAGACAG ATCACAGAAATATGCAGGATGTGAAGGTTGCAGAAGACAGAGTCAACAGTCTGAGTCAGACAGCTGGAGCAATGAAGATGATGATATGCCCCGCAGGATTTCCATCCTACCTAGAA GCAGAGCCTTCGTTTCTGAAGATGAACTGATTcacttaattaattttaaaccaTCACTGACTGGAGTATGTCCAAGGACTGGCATTAGAGGTCTTATTCAAGGCCTTCAGTCAAGGATTGAGAATCAAGAGGTGTTGAAAGAGTTTATG GCTTTAGAACATGTGAAACCAACAGATGACTGCAGAActggcaaagcacaagaaaacagGGATAAAAACAGATATCAAGATATTCTTCCAT ATGATAAGACACGAGTTCCTCTGGGAGAAAACAACGGCTACATTAATGCAAGTTATATTAGAATGAAAGTTGGAGAAGAGGAACATTTCTATATTATAACCCAAGGGCCTTTGCCTTCCACCATGGCGGATTTCTGGCAGATGGTTTGGGAGAGTGAGTCAGATGTGATTGCCATGATGATGAAAGAAACGGAGCTAGGAAAAGTGAAATGTCATCGATACTGGCCTGAACCTCCACATGACTCCATAGACTTGGCTAACTTCCATCTCAGGCTAGACAGTTACCAGATTCTGGAATACTTCATAGTTAGAATAATAGAAATGATCAACAAGCAG ACAGAAGAAAAGCGAATTATAAGGCATTTGCAGTTTACCACTTGGCCAGACCATAGTACTCCCAAACTGGCTGAACAGCTTGTAAAATTTATTTGCTACATGAGAAAAGCTCACAGGACAGGACCTATTGTTGCTCACTGTAGTACTGGGATTGGAAGAAGTGGAGTTTTGCTATGTGTTGAAATTCTGCTGAGCTATATAGAAAAAGATCTATGT TTCAACATTAAGCACGTAGTGAGAGATTTGAGAGAGCAGCGTTTTGGCATGATCCAAACTAAG GATCAGTATCTATTCTGTTATGAATTTGTTCTGGAAGTCCTTCAGAAACTTCAAGCAATGGATTCCTGTTGA
- the FRMPD2 gene encoding FERM and PDZ domain-containing protein 2 isoform X5 has product MPRRISILPRSRAFVSEDELIHLINFKPSLTGVCPRTGIRGLIQGLQSRIENQEVLKEFMALEHVKPTDDCRTGKAQENRDKNRYQDILPYDKTRVPLGENNGYINASYIRMKVGEEEHFYIITQGPLPSTMADFWQMVWESESDVIAMMMKETELGKVKCHRYWPEPPHDSIDLANFHLRLDSYQILEYFIVRIIEMINKQTEEKRIIRHLQFTTWPDHSTPKLAEQLVKFICYMRKAHRTGPIVAHCSTGIGRSGVLLCVEILLSYIEKDLCFNIKHVVRDLREQRFGMIQTKDQYLFCYEFVLEVLQKLQAMDSC; this is encoded by the exons ATGCCCCGCAGGATTTCCATCCTACCTAGAA GCAGAGCCTTCGTTTCTGAAGATGAACTGATTcacttaattaattttaaaccaTCACTGACTGGAGTATGTCCAAGGACTGGCATTAGAGGTCTTATTCAAGGCCTTCAGTCAAGGATTGAGAATCAAGAGGTGTTGAAAGAGTTTATG GCTTTAGAACATGTGAAACCAACAGATGACTGCAGAActggcaaagcacaagaaaacagGGATAAAAACAGATATCAAGATATTCTTCCAT ATGATAAGACACGAGTTCCTCTGGGAGAAAACAACGGCTACATTAATGCAAGTTATATTAGAATGAAAGTTGGAGAAGAGGAACATTTCTATATTATAACCCAAGGGCCTTTGCCTTCCACCATGGCGGATTTCTGGCAGATGGTTTGGGAGAGTGAGTCAGATGTGATTGCCATGATGATGAAAGAAACGGAGCTAGGAAAAGTGAAATGTCATCGATACTGGCCTGAACCTCCACATGACTCCATAGACTTGGCTAACTTCCATCTCAGGCTAGACAGTTACCAGATTCTGGAATACTTCATAGTTAGAATAATAGAAATGATCAACAAGCAG ACAGAAGAAAAGCGAATTATAAGGCATTTGCAGTTTACCACTTGGCCAGACCATAGTACTCCCAAACTGGCTGAACAGCTTGTAAAATTTATTTGCTACATGAGAAAAGCTCACAGGACAGGACCTATTGTTGCTCACTGTAGTACTGGGATTGGAAGAAGTGGAGTTTTGCTATGTGTTGAAATTCTGCTGAGCTATATAGAAAAAGATCTATGT TTCAACATTAAGCACGTAGTGAGAGATTTGAGAGAGCAGCGTTTTGGCATGATCCAAACTAAG GATCAGTATCTATTCTGTTATGAATTTGTTCTGGAAGTCCTTCAGAAACTTCAAGCAATGGATTCCTGTTGA